Within Gilvibacter sp. SZ-19, the genomic segment AGTGTTAGAATGGCAAGTTTATTTGATGTCTATTTCATTATGACCTTAATTATGAATTTGTTTTTGATTATTGGATTTGTATGGAGCAGTTTGTGGGAGGAGAAATAATTCTTTTTATTACCATACTCTGTGTTTTAGGAGTGTTCTTGTGGCTATTTGTGCTCATTTTCATTCGTCGCAAGAATATGTTATTGGCTAGGCAATACCAAGCCGAAAAGGAATTTGAAGCTGAATTGGCGAAGGCACAGGTAGAAATTCAACAACATACCCTCAGAAATATTAGTTGGGAACTTCATGACAATATTGGCCAATTGTTGACACTAGCTAAAATACAAGCTCAAAACGCACAAGAAAAGCCTGCAGAACTTGTTCAAGCCATAGACAGCATAGGGGAAGCATTGAATGAGCTCAGAGATTTGTCAAAACACATTAATCCAGAAAGTCTCAAAAATCTAAAACTGCATCAGGCTATTATGGCTGAGACGGATCGGTTTAATAGATTAGGTGTCATTGTAGCGGATACACAAATTAAAGGCACTCCGATCGCATTAAACGCTCAGGAAGAATTGCTTCTCTTTCGTATTGTTCAGGAATTTTTTACAAATACCATTAAATATGCCAAGGCAAAAAAGCTCAATGTAGTATGTGCATATAGTGAAAACACTGTTGCAATTGCTTGCAGGGACAATGGTATTGGTTTTGACCCGTCTCAAATTCATGAGGGATTGGGTTTAAGAAATATGCGTCATAGAGCAGCAATTCTTGGAGCAGAGTTACTTATTCAATCCGAATTAAAAAAAGGTACTACCTTGGAACTGACTTATAAAAAGGATTCCTATGACTCATAAAATCGTTGTGGTGGACGATCATACCTTATTACGCCAAGCAATAGGTCATATGGTTAACAGTTTCGACAATTTTGAAACGCTTTATGAATGCCAAAATGGCGAAGAGTTACTGACGCAACTCCAGACTTCTAAGGAGCATCCTGATATCATCCTAATGGATATAAACATGCCAATAATGGATGGAATTGAGGCGACAGAAAAGGTATCGTCCTTGTGGCCAGAGATAAAGATAATGGCCTTGTCTGTCGAAGAAGAAGATTCCACGATTTTAAGCATGCTTAAGGCAGGTGCCTGTGGATATTTGCTCAAAGACTCTAAAAAGAGCGTTTTAAGACAAGCTCTGGAACAGCTTGTAGATACAGGTTACTATCATACGCCAAACGTTGCCAAACTTCTTGTGAACTCATTGAAAGAACCAAGAATTTTAGATACGCTAAAGGATCGGGAAAGGGAATTTTTGACCCATGCGTGTACCGATCGCACCTATAAAGAGATTGCAAATATTATGTGTGTAAGTCCGAAGACGGTAGAAGGTTATCGGGATTCGCTCTACGAAAAGCTTGAAATTCGGAATCGGATAGGTTTGGTTCTTTTCGCTATTAAAAACAAGCTAGTCAATCCTTAAAATAATTCCGCTACCTCTTTTCTAATGTAAGCGAGCGCCTTTTGAGAAGGGGTAACATCGTCCATAAAGTTGGTCAACAAATACTGACGCAAATTGTCTGGAGATCCGTCTTTTTCGTGCATCACACCTTGACGGATCACGTGAATGGTCGCATTCTTGGCTGCGTTGATCAAATTCCAGCACTCTTGAGAGACATAGATCTGCTGAGAGATGTTGTGGTCGAACTCCTGTTCAATATTTCGGATCAATAGGCTCTCGTAGTTCTCCAGGCTATTTCCAACGGGTTTAACGCGCGTAAGGAGTCGATTGGGGTCTATGCGCTCCAAAAACAAGGTCAAGCGTTCGTAGGCTTGTAAACGCATGGGAATGGTGTTCTTCTGCGCTTCTTGCTGGATCAGATAACGACGGCGACCTTCTTCGTTAGCCGTGTGACCTTTGAAAAAGTAATAAGCGACAATTCCAACCAAGATGGCCGGAAGTAAGTAGGCAACATAACCTAATACCTGTTCGATTTCCATAGTTCTAGTTTGATGTTTGGTAGCTTCCTCCCAAATGTATGCATTCTTTCAATTTCTGCATACCTTCAAAAGGTACGGGTTGTTTTTTGTATTTAAAGGTAG encodes:
- a CDS encoding sensor histidine kinase; protein product: MEQFVGGEIILFITILCVLGVFLWLFVLIFIRRKNMLLARQYQAEKEFEAELAKAQVEIQQHTLRNISWELHDNIGQLLTLAKIQAQNAQEKPAELVQAIDSIGEALNELRDLSKHINPESLKNLKLHQAIMAETDRFNRLGVIVADTQIKGTPIALNAQEELLLFRIVQEFFTNTIKYAKAKKLNVVCAYSENTVAIACRDNGIGFDPSQIHEGLGLRNMRHRAAILGAELLIQSELKKGTTLELTYKKDSYDS
- a CDS encoding response regulator transcription factor, whose translation is MTHKIVVVDDHTLLRQAIGHMVNSFDNFETLYECQNGEELLTQLQTSKEHPDIILMDINMPIMDGIEATEKVSSLWPEIKIMALSVEEEDSTILSMLKAGACGYLLKDSKKSVLRQALEQLVDTGYYHTPNVAKLLVNSLKEPRILDTLKDREREFLTHACTDRTYKEIANIMCVSPKTVEGYRDSLYEKLEIRNRIGLVLFAIKNKLVNP